In Paenibacillus sp. BIC5C1, a genomic segment contains:
- a CDS encoding CynX/NimT family MFS transporter produces MPSSLHQNAPDRSEVDNSSSASMKLGLLLAGIIVIAATMRSPITATGPIVELIRTDTGISHTLAGLLTSLPLLAFAAISPFAPQLARRFGLETALLTAIILVTIGVSLRFMPSVPVLFAGTAILGCGIALSNVLLPSLIKRDFPLRVGLVTGLYSVSMNIWGAIASGISVPAAGLTSMGWHASLGMWAILSILALILWLPHVRSGRRGEVYVASRTEAKPVRLITSPLAWYVTLFMGLQSLIFYTTITWLPEVLSDQGFSSSSAGWMLSLMQMVSVPVTFIVPILAGRMKDQRKLTAITGSCLILGYAFLLSGISSLVTIGVALAGVGAGASFGLVTMFFVLRTSDARQAAGLSGMAQSFGYMLAAVGPLLFGVLHDWTQGWTLPLLVQVLLAIVLLVAGINASKNRVIG; encoded by the coding sequence ATGCCATCATCTTTACATCAAAATGCCCCTGACCGCTCTGAAGTCGATAATTCATCGTCAGCATCCATGAAACTTGGACTCTTGCTGGCAGGCATTATCGTTATCGCAGCAACCATGCGTTCACCTATTACGGCAACAGGTCCAATTGTGGAACTGATCCGTACAGATACAGGTATAAGTCATACGTTGGCAGGCTTGCTTACCTCTCTTCCTTTGCTTGCCTTCGCGGCAATCTCTCCGTTCGCCCCACAATTGGCGCGAAGATTCGGACTAGAAACCGCTCTGTTAACTGCCATAATTCTCGTGACTATAGGTGTATCCCTCCGGTTTATGCCCTCTGTTCCCGTTCTCTTTGCAGGAACAGCGATCCTTGGATGTGGGATTGCCCTGAGCAACGTATTGCTGCCCAGTCTGATCAAAAGGGATTTCCCATTGCGAGTGGGACTCGTTACCGGACTTTATTCCGTGTCCATGAATATATGGGGCGCTATTGCCTCAGGAATCAGCGTCCCAGCTGCAGGCTTAACCTCCATGGGTTGGCACGCTTCACTGGGCATGTGGGCGATACTGTCCATTCTAGCCCTGATTCTCTGGCTGCCTCACGTCCGATCTGGACGTCGCGGTGAAGTTTACGTGGCTTCGAGAACGGAAGCGAAGCCGGTTCGTCTTATTACCTCTCCCTTAGCCTGGTATGTCACATTGTTCATGGGACTGCAATCTTTAATTTTTTACACTACAATTACCTGGTTGCCCGAGGTTTTATCTGATCAAGGTTTCAGTTCCTCTTCAGCAGGCTGGATGTTATCCCTGATGCAAATGGTTAGTGTACCAGTAACGTTCATCGTTCCCATTCTCGCTGGTCGAATGAAAGATCAACGTAAGTTGACAGCAATTACAGGGTCATGTCTGATTCTGGGATACGCATTCCTTTTAAGTGGTATTTCCTCGCTGGTAACCATTGGTGTTGCTTTAGCCGGCGTTGGAGCAGGGGCTTCGTTCGGACTTGTAACCATGTTTTTTGTACTGCGTACGTCCGATGCAAGACAGGCTGCGGGACTTTCAGGTATGGCTCAATCCTTTGGGTATATGCTGGCAGCTGTCGGACCTTTGCTGTTCGGCGTGCTTCATGATTGGACACAAGGATGGACCCTTCCCTTGCTAGTACAGGTTCTCCTTGCCATTGTATTACTAGTCGCAGGTATAAATGCCAGCAAGAATCGAGTGATCGGTTAG
- a CDS encoding S8 family serine peptidase, which yields MNKRLISILLSILMTFSIIMPAAGAAPVGIQLENSLSKTEAKQWREILAQREGKLAADPFLDKSLEGLGGENTRVIVELSNKPVAVAQGESTLSGKSFTSSMETKAVTQVEQQQQSFVHSLTQNKIKHEVLENYAYALNGVAIELKGNQLGQLLRIPGVVSVYPDLEITVAPETDEVNPYMKDTAPFIGAPEVWNLGYKGKGVKVGVIDTGIDYEHPNLQDAFKGGWDFVENDNDPYETTHEEWKLSGAPEFNANGSAYYTSHGTHVAGTIAAREAGDYGIVGVAPEADIYAYRVLGPYGSGQTSWVLGGIDRSVADGMDVINLSLGNAANDPSYITSVALNNAMLSGVTAVVASGNDGPNRYTLGSPGASAMAITVGNSTGPSQSITANTHFWIGEEGEGTLPEEQPVPEVESSPELGTAPGADTPEVPAQGEPSTTPEDVTGEAAPSTNEAGLSDSASDDDTAFDVEASQSEEGVEPASSSAPVETSPEVAPVKEEPAIAPTETEQNPLAVTESVYRLDVMGWSLSADPESVLTGQYDLLFAGLGKPTDFEGKDFTGKVAFVQRGELAFVEKVANAKAAGAVAIIVYNNIPGPIGVSLGDNFELIPTLSMSKEDGESIKAELDAGQSVEVSFSEFVKGQTAGDEMNPSSSRGPAKVTLDIKPDIVAPGTSILSTVPAYGKDEPGADYSQAYDRKSGTSMATPHVAGLVALLIEKHSDWTPFDIKVALMNNGKVLDTTKYDVFDQGAGRIQAVKTIDPAAFVKVLDVTKYTENGVAVEKPNVTGSVNFGNFLSTDEKTVSKTIKVESLNGSGGNYTVSVNPTRTIPGVSVAVDKSSFTLNGEEELKVTITVPKGVTAVTEAQGYLQLSNGTDTFSVPYVAHFNLTLAGVKYIETVYGTEKNPFHYPLKSDGSLDTLNVAMEFYNPMNFALIEIFDGLNPDGGYYGDGYIGSIFGNYYNFAANTRYNLAWDGQYADYTTDEVTTIPDGLYTVDITTIGVDGKTYIEDTSPFLVKKAAPVVTAPEKLEFKQDESVVVNGSVDDLYFRVAPSLKENWNIEFDPAAALNATYVLKKEDGSIYKEGVFEVKPDGSFTLPLEGIQAGEYAVELTVKDQQGLSGKGTTALSLKSKETEPETPAVKAPGTPVLSHNNWVGNGLSEGSYIVTMNLWWGENATSYKLYEDGVLIDTQKLTYNAPLAQFAQTKITGKANGTYTYVAELTNDKGTTRSATLTVKVTNASPGKAVLSQDNWDGDGNYKVTMNLWWGTNATEYRLYENDKLIDTQTLKAVTPNAQSAVTSLTGRTSGTYTYRAELINAAGVTSTDKITVKVK from the coding sequence TTGAATAAACGTTTGATATCCATATTGTTAAGTATTCTAATGACTTTTTCTATTATCATGCCAGCGGCCGGAGCCGCTCCTGTTGGTATTCAGCTTGAGAATTCGCTAAGCAAGACCGAAGCCAAACAATGGAGAGAGATTCTTGCCCAGCGGGAAGGAAAGCTTGCAGCAGATCCATTTTTAGACAAGAGTCTGGAAGGTCTTGGGGGAGAGAATACAAGAGTCATTGTTGAACTCTCCAATAAGCCAGTTGCTGTTGCGCAAGGCGAATCTACCCTCTCTGGAAAATCTTTTACCTCCTCTATGGAAACAAAGGCTGTGACTCAAGTTGAGCAACAACAACAGTCATTTGTACATAGCCTCACTCAGAATAAAATCAAACACGAAGTATTGGAAAATTACGCATATGCTCTAAATGGTGTGGCCATTGAACTTAAGGGCAACCAATTGGGGCAATTGCTTCGCATACCGGGCGTTGTCAGTGTATATCCAGACCTCGAAATTACCGTAGCTCCGGAAACAGATGAGGTAAATCCTTATATGAAAGATACCGCACCTTTTATTGGCGCCCCTGAAGTATGGAATCTGGGGTACAAAGGAAAAGGCGTCAAAGTTGGTGTTATTGATACAGGAATCGATTATGAACATCCTAATTTGCAAGACGCCTTCAAAGGTGGCTGGGATTTCGTTGAAAATGACAATGATCCTTATGAAACAACACATGAAGAGTGGAAATTATCTGGTGCACCTGAATTTAATGCCAATGGAAGCGCCTATTACACATCCCATGGTACTCACGTGGCTGGTACCATTGCTGCTCGTGAAGCTGGAGATTACGGGATTGTTGGGGTTGCTCCTGAAGCCGATATTTATGCATATCGTGTTCTTGGGCCCTATGGAAGTGGTCAAACTTCATGGGTGCTTGGTGGAATTGACCGTTCCGTTGCCGATGGCATGGACGTAATCAATCTCTCGTTGGGTAACGCTGCCAATGATCCAAGTTATATCACTTCAGTTGCGCTTAATAATGCCATGCTGTCTGGCGTGACTGCAGTTGTCGCAAGCGGTAATGATGGCCCGAATCGTTATACATTAGGTTCTCCAGGAGCATCGGCTATGGCAATCACTGTAGGTAACTCCACAGGGCCTAGCCAAAGCATTACAGCCAATACTCATTTCTGGATTGGTGAGGAAGGTGAAGGTACGCTTCCTGAAGAACAACCTGTCCCTGAAGTTGAGTCGTCCCCTGAACTGGGAACAGCACCGGGTGCTGATACTCCTGAAGTTCCAGCTCAAGGTGAACCATCAACCACACCGGAAGATGTGACCGGTGAAGCAGCTCCATCAACAAACGAAGCTGGATTGTCTGATTCAGCATCTGACGATGATACAGCTTTTGATGTGGAAGCCAGCCAATCAGAAGAGGGTGTTGAGCCGGCCTCGTCTTCGGCACCAGTCGAAACCTCTCCAGAGGTTGCACCTGTGAAAGAAGAGCCTGCGATTGCTCCAACTGAAACGGAGCAAAATCCATTGGCTGTTACTGAGTCGGTGTACCGACTTGATGTAATGGGCTGGAGCCTCTCGGCAGATCCGGAATCTGTTTTGACGGGTCAATATGATCTTTTATTCGCTGGGTTGGGTAAGCCGACCGACTTTGAAGGCAAGGATTTTACAGGCAAAGTGGCTTTTGTACAGCGCGGTGAGCTAGCGTTTGTAGAGAAAGTAGCCAATGCCAAAGCTGCTGGGGCAGTTGCTATTATCGTATATAACAATATTCCAGGCCCGATCGGTGTGAGTTTGGGAGATAATTTTGAACTTATTCCAACCTTGAGCATGTCGAAGGAAGATGGAGAAAGTATCAAGGCTGAGCTGGATGCCGGTCAAAGCGTTGAAGTGAGCTTTAGTGAATTCGTTAAAGGTCAAACGGCTGGAGATGAAATGAATCCATCCAGCTCCCGCGGACCAGCCAAGGTGACTCTGGATATCAAACCGGATATAGTTGCACCGGGTACCAGCATTCTGTCTACTGTTCCTGCCTATGGCAAGGACGAGCCTGGAGCAGATTATTCACAGGCTTATGATCGTAAATCAGGTACAAGTATGGCCACGCCTCATGTTGCCGGACTAGTTGCCCTGTTGATTGAGAAGCACAGTGACTGGACACCATTTGATATTAAAGTAGCACTCATGAACAATGGTAAAGTGCTCGACACAACCAAATACGATGTGTTTGATCAAGGTGCGGGGCGTATTCAAGCGGTGAAAACGATTGATCCTGCTGCATTTGTTAAAGTATTGGATGTAACTAAATACACAGAGAATGGCGTGGCTGTCGAGAAACCAAATGTTACTGGTAGTGTGAATTTTGGCAACTTCCTCAGCACGGACGAAAAAACCGTCAGCAAAACGATCAAAGTGGAGTCGCTGAATGGCAGCGGTGGAAACTACACTGTAAGCGTGAATCCTACTCGTACAATTCCTGGTGTATCCGTTGCGGTGGACAAGAGCTCTTTTACACTGAATGGTGAGGAAGAGTTGAAGGTTACCATTACAGTTCCAAAAGGTGTTACTGCGGTAACGGAAGCGCAAGGATACCTTCAGTTGTCTAATGGAACGGACACATTTAGTGTTCCATATGTTGCACATTTCAATCTTACCCTAGCAGGCGTTAAATACATTGAGACTGTATATGGTACAGAGAAGAACCCATTCCACTATCCATTGAAGTCTGATGGTTCGCTGGATACACTCAATGTAGCTATGGAATTCTACAATCCCATGAATTTTGCCCTTATTGAGATCTTTGATGGCCTTAACCCGGATGGGGGCTATTATGGAGATGGATATATTGGATCTATTTTTGGAAACTACTACAATTTCGCAGCCAACACAAGATATAATCTGGCTTGGGATGGACAGTATGCAGATTACACTACCGACGAGGTAACGACGATTCCAGATGGTCTTTACACGGTTGATATCACTACAATCGGTGTTGATGGCAAAACGTATATCGAAGATACCTCTCCATTTTTGGTGAAAAAAGCAGCTCCGGTTGTAACAGCACCAGAAAAACTGGAATTCAAGCAAGATGAATCTGTTGTTGTTAATGGCAGCGTGGATGACTTGTACTTCCGTGTTGCTCCTTCACTTAAAGAGAACTGGAACATTGAGTTTGACCCGGCGGCTGCGCTGAACGCAACATACGTCCTGAAAAAAGAGGATGGTTCGATTTACAAGGAGGGTGTATTTGAAGTAAAACCTGATGGTAGCTTCACTCTTCCTTTAGAAGGCATCCAAGCAGGTGAATATGCAGTTGAACTTACGGTAAAAGACCAACAAGGACTATCTGGTAAAGGCACTACGGCACTGAGTCTGAAATCCAAGGAGACTGAGCCTGAAACTCCAGCCGTCAAAGCGCCTGGAACACCTGTTTTGTCTCATAATAATTGGGTTGGTAATGGCCTGAGCGAAGGCTCATATATCGTTACCATGAACCTGTGGTGGGGTGAGAACGCCACCAGCTACAAGCTTTATGAGGATGGGGTTTTGATCGATACGCAGAAGTTGACCTACAATGCGCCACTGGCACAGTTTGCCCAAACGAAGATCACGGGTAAAGCCAACGGCACCTATACGTACGTAGCCGAGCTAACGAACGACAAAGGGACCACACGGAGTGCGACACTGACAGTCAAGGTTACCAACGCATCGCCAGGCAAAGCAGTTCTCTCTCAAGATAACTGGGATGGCGACGGTAATTATAAGGTAACTATGAACTTGTGGTGGGGAACCAATGCTACTGAGTATCGCCTCTACGAAAATGATAAGTTGATCGACACCCAAACGCTCAAAGCGGTTACGCCTAATGCGCAAAGTGCCGTTACTTCGCTGACAGGACGCACTTCAGGCACGTATACGTACCGGGCTGAGTTAATCAACGCAGCTGGTGTCACCAGCACGGACAAGATCACGGTAAAAGTGAAATAA
- a CDS encoding class I SAM-dependent methyltransferase translates to MHSINQWQADEYDNKLAFVSGYGKSLISWLQPQKGEYILDLGCGTGDLTYEISVTHAEVVGMDASPDMIRRAKEKFPAIDFMEGDGHQFATNKLYDAVFSNAALHWMRSPRLVADSVWKSLKPGGRFVAEFGGKGNVQIIVDALEEVFERQTGIRGSERNPWYFPTIGQYSNILEQCGFLVRQAYHYDRPTRLADGEQGIEGWLAHFGGDYFDGLSQEQIQKICRETSQIVVPKLWKEDAIYADYKRLRIEAVKPGS, encoded by the coding sequence ATGCATTCGATTAATCAATGGCAAGCGGATGAGTATGACAACAAACTGGCTTTTGTATCGGGTTACGGCAAAAGTTTAATCTCATGGCTTCAACCTCAAAAAGGGGAGTATATCCTTGACTTGGGTTGTGGGACGGGGGATTTGACGTACGAAATTTCTGTAACGCATGCTGAGGTAGTTGGCATGGATGCATCACCGGACATGATTCGCCGTGCAAAAGAGAAGTTTCCCGCTATCGATTTTATGGAGGGGGACGGACATCAGTTTGCGACGAACAAGCTCTATGATGCCGTCTTTTCCAATGCAGCTCTGCATTGGATGCGAAGTCCTCGACTTGTAGCGGATAGTGTATGGAAGTCTTTGAAGCCTGGGGGACGTTTTGTAGCAGAGTTCGGTGGCAAGGGTAATGTACAGATCATTGTAGATGCATTAGAAGAAGTGTTTGAAAGACAAACTGGCATACGTGGATCTGAGCGCAACCCTTGGTATTTCCCGACGATCGGGCAATATAGCAACATTTTGGAACAATGCGGATTTTTGGTGCGGCAGGCCTACCACTATGACCGCCCTACCAGACTCGCGGATGGTGAACAGGGTATAGAGGGCTGGTTGGCCCATTTTGGAGGGGACTATTTTGATGGTTTGAGTCAGGAGCAAATTCAGAAAATCTGTCGTGAAACTAGCCAAATCGTTGTGCCGAAGCTCTGGAAAGAAGATGCAATCTATGCCGATTATAAGCGTCTTCGAATTGAAGCAGTGAAGCCGGGAAGTTAA
- a CDS encoding DUF4870 domain-containing protein: protein MRQLLSALSYFSIFFAPFLFPIIIWIVAKDNYIEGHAKRALFSHIFPFIAAIPLLYFFVTAHSLGSAVGFVILFFVIYALSFVYNIVKGIQVLREYA from the coding sequence ATGAGACAACTTTTATCAGCATTATCCTATTTTAGTATCTTCTTTGCCCCATTCCTGTTCCCCATCATAATTTGGATTGTAGCCAAAGACAACTATATTGAGGGACATGCAAAACGGGCCTTATTCTCGCATATATTCCCGTTTATTGCGGCAATCCCGCTACTTTATTTCTTCGTTACCGCCCATAGTCTGGGTTCCGCTGTCGGATTTGTAATTTTGTTTTTTGTCATTTATGCACTAAGTTTTGTGTACAATATCGTCAAAGGTATTCAAGTGCTGCGTGAATATGCCTAA
- the asnB gene encoding asparagine synthase (glutamine-hydrolyzing), producing MCGITGFIQWNRDLTQESELLVRMTDSLSNRGPDASGTWISNPCAFGHRRLSVMDPENGAQPMHALQGDTSYTVVYNGELYNAPELKKELLQRGHHFRTQCDTEVLLASYIEWGPACVDRFNGIFAFAIWDGGREQVFIARDRLGVKPLFYSHAKDALVFGSEPKALLIHPDVEAAVGPEGLAEVFIVGPARTPGHGVYSSLNELKPAHALIYNRNGIKTYPYWKLESQHHEHNLDETAAEVRRLLQDTLERQLASDVPVCSLLSGGLDSSALSALAVDYYNRTGQGQVSTYSVDYVDNAKHFQAHSFQPGADGPWIKRMVDELKTDHHWIEIENGELVHALTQAMLVRDLPGMADVDSSLYLFCKEIKKGATVAISGEAADEVFGGYPWFHREEMLNSGTFPWSVAPDMRAGLLSPDIREWIRPLDYLADRYSDAVAEVPLLDGETGKAAQMRVMSYLNITRFMPTLLDRKDRMSMGAGLEVRVPYCDHRLIQYVFNVPWDMKMTGGREKGILRKALEGVLPDDVLYRKKSPYPKTHNPQYLAAVKQQVLDILDDASSPILPLIDKAQIRKLASSPDASSNLPWFGQLMSGPQLFAYLTQINSWLRTYKVAIR from the coding sequence ATGTGCGGTATAACCGGCTTCATACAGTGGAATCGGGATTTGACCCAGGAATCAGAGCTGCTGGTTCGGATGACGGACAGCTTGTCGAACCGGGGGCCCGACGCTTCAGGTACATGGATCTCCAATCCTTGTGCGTTCGGACATCGGCGTCTCAGCGTTATGGACCCGGAGAACGGGGCACAGCCCATGCATGCGTTACAGGGAGACACCTCCTATACCGTCGTGTATAACGGAGAACTATACAATGCACCCGAGTTGAAAAAGGAATTGCTCCAGCGCGGACACCATTTCCGCACACAATGTGATACGGAAGTGCTGCTCGCCTCTTATATTGAGTGGGGACCGGCCTGCGTTGACCGGTTTAACGGAATTTTTGCTTTTGCCATATGGGATGGCGGACGCGAACAGGTTTTTATCGCCCGTGATCGGCTGGGCGTCAAGCCCCTGTTCTACAGTCATGCAAAGGATGCACTCGTATTTGGCTCCGAACCCAAAGCACTGCTCATCCACCCGGATGTTGAAGCTGCGGTAGGCCCTGAAGGTTTGGCAGAAGTATTTATTGTTGGTCCTGCCCGGACACCTGGACACGGCGTATACTCCTCCCTTAATGAGCTCAAACCTGCGCATGCACTTATTTACAACCGAAACGGGATTAAAACCTACCCTTACTGGAAGCTGGAAAGTCAGCATCACGAACATAATCTGGATGAGACAGCTGCTGAAGTACGCAGACTGTTACAGGATACATTAGAACGCCAATTGGCTTCAGACGTTCCGGTCTGCTCTCTTTTGTCAGGGGGACTGGATTCAAGCGCTCTATCTGCGTTAGCGGTGGATTATTATAATCGTACAGGTCAAGGTCAGGTCAGTACGTATTCCGTAGACTATGTGGATAATGCAAAACATTTTCAGGCCCATTCCTTCCAACCTGGTGCAGATGGACCCTGGATTAAGCGTATGGTAGATGAACTGAAGACAGATCATCACTGGATTGAGATTGAAAATGGCGAGTTGGTTCATGCCCTGACCCAGGCGATGCTTGTGCGGGATTTACCGGGTATGGCAGATGTAGATTCCTCTCTCTATCTGTTCTGTAAGGAAATCAAAAAAGGAGCCACCGTTGCCATTTCGGGCGAAGCAGCGGATGAAGTATTTGGCGGTTATCCCTGGTTCCATCGGGAAGAGATGCTGAACTCCGGTACATTCCCATGGTCTGTAGCGCCTGATATGCGAGCAGGATTGTTATCTCCGGACATTCGGGAGTGGATCAGACCACTCGATTATCTAGCGGACCGTTACTCGGATGCTGTGGCTGAAGTGCCTTTACTCGATGGAGAGACCGGTAAGGCAGCCCAAATGCGAGTCATGTCTTATCTGAACATCACCCGGTTCATGCCAACATTGTTGGATCGGAAAGATCGGATGAGTATGGGAGCCGGGCTTGAGGTTCGGGTGCCTTACTGTGATCATCGTTTGATTCAATATGTATTCAACGTGCCTTGGGACATGAAAATGACAGGCGGAAGGGAAAAAGGCATTCTGCGCAAAGCGCTGGAAGGTGTACTGCCTGACGATGTGTTGTATCGGAAAAAGAGTCCATATCCGAAAACACATAACCCGCAGTATCTTGCTGCCGTTAAACAGCAGGTGCTGGATATTCTGGATGACGCAAGCTCACCGATCTTGCCATTAATCGACAAGGCTCAAATTCGCAAATTGGCCTCCTCGCCGGATGCTTCATCGAACCTGCCCTGGTTTGGACAGTTAATGTCGGGTCCACAGTTGTTTGCTTATCTGACACAGATCAACTCGTGGTTGCGTACGTACAAAGTGGCCATTCGATAA
- a CDS encoding STM4011 family radical SAM protein, whose translation MRATLYYRGKLSSCNYDCPYCPFSKTVDSKETLEADEQQLRQFVKWVRDQESAGHQFSIFFNPYGEALVRRWYREAMIELSHMPHVDKIAVQTNLSVKLDWARELNRDKAAFWATYHPRETKESSFVKQCLTLREMGLAFSVGTVGLRSAFPAIESMRQALPDDVYMWINAFKDRPKYYSVEEVDFLRSVDPLFDGNLRDYESLGKRCSAGSEVFYVQGSGHVKRCYKDRRIIGHLYRDGLEALAADRPCGMKKCGCYIGYIHMEDSPFRDIFGSGLLERNPVLINQ comes from the coding sequence ATGAGAGCAACCTTGTATTATCGGGGTAAGCTGTCGTCATGTAATTACGACTGCCCGTACTGTCCGTTTAGCAAAACGGTAGATTCCAAGGAGACGTTGGAAGCGGATGAACAACAACTGCGTCAATTTGTGAAATGGGTGAGGGATCAGGAGAGTGCTGGTCATCAATTTTCGATTTTCTTTAACCCATATGGAGAAGCTCTGGTAAGACGTTGGTATCGGGAAGCAATGATAGAACTATCCCATATGCCACATGTGGACAAAATTGCAGTCCAAACCAATCTGTCTGTCAAACTGGACTGGGCCCGCGAGTTGAATCGGGATAAAGCAGCATTTTGGGCGACCTATCACCCACGAGAGACGAAGGAGTCTTCCTTCGTCAAACAATGTTTGACTTTACGTGAGATGGGACTTGCTTTCAGTGTGGGGACGGTTGGATTGCGTAGCGCATTTCCTGCTATTGAATCGATGAGACAGGCATTACCCGATGACGTGTATATGTGGATCAATGCATTTAAAGATCGACCCAAATATTACAGCGTGGAAGAGGTGGACTTTTTACGATCCGTTGATCCGCTGTTTGATGGGAATCTGCGGGATTATGAGAGTCTGGGCAAGCGCTGTTCCGCGGGTTCGGAGGTATTTTATGTGCAAGGGTCAGGGCATGTAAAGAGGTGCTACAAGGATCGTCGGATTATTGGGCATCTCTACCGCGATGGTTTGGAGGCTTTGGCCGCAGATCGGCCGTGTGGCATGAAGAAGTGTGGCTGTTACATCGGTTATATTCATATGGAGGATTCTCCGTTCAGAGATATCTTTGGCAGTGGACTGCTTGAGCGTAATCCGGTTCTGATTAATCAATAG